A genome region from Bacteroidales bacterium includes the following:
- a CDS encoding metallophosphoesterase, translated as MKYRKLITLLLTFIMALVFLNHVPFNGPIKEKPEFRFGVVADCQYADVQSEGVREYALSDKKLKLCVDHLNVLDLKYVVNLGDLIDRDFNSFDTIQPILNQLEMPVHNVLGNHDYSVANKYKKEVPVRLNLPSRYYDFEVDGWRFVVLDGNDISFHAYPEDSDSYKEATEYYKQKDIESPEWNGAIGKKQMNWLHRVLEKATANKEKVIIFCHFPVYPEDAHNLWNAGKVIQVLENYPCVRAYMSGHNHDGNYGMKNGVHYLTMTGMVDTEENSYSIVNVYKNRLEIQGFGREKDRVLEIK; from the coding sequence GTGAAATACAGAAAATTAATCACCTTATTATTGACTTTTATTATGGCACTGGTGTTCCTTAATCACGTTCCGTTTAATGGGCCTATAAAAGAAAAGCCGGAATTCCGGTTTGGAGTTGTTGCCGACTGCCAGTATGCTGATGTTCAAAGTGAGGGCGTCAGGGAATATGCTTTATCTGATAAAAAGCTAAAATTATGTGTAGATCATCTGAATGTATTAGATCTGAAATATGTGGTTAATCTGGGGGATCTGATTGACCGGGATTTCAACAGCTTTGACACCATCCAGCCCATTCTTAACCAACTTGAAATGCCCGTTCACAATGTTCTGGGCAATCACGATTACAGTGTTGCAAATAAATACAAGAAGGAGGTTCCTGTAAGGCTGAACCTGCCTTCCCGTTACTACGATTTTGAAGTGGATGGCTGGCGCTTTGTTGTGCTGGACGGGAATGACATCAGCTTTCATGCCTATCCTGAGGATAGTGATTCCTATAAAGAAGCAACCGAATATTATAAGCAGAAGGATATTGAATCGCCGGAATGGAATGGTGCCATTGGGAAGAAACAAATGAACTGGCTTCATCGGGTCCTGGAAAAAGCCACTGCAAATAAAGAAAAGGTGATCATATTCTGTCATTTTCCCGTTTATCCTGAGGATGCCCATAATCTATGGAATGCCGGAAAAGTGATTCAGGTGCTCGAAAATTATCCCTGCGTACGGGCCTATATGAGCGGGCATAACCACGACGGAAATTATGGAATGAAAAACGGCGTGCACTATCTGACCATGACAGGTATGGTGGATACCGAGGAGAATTCCTATTCTATCGTAAACGTTTATAAAAACCGGTTGGAAATTCAGGGTTTTGGACGGGAAAAGGACCGGGTGCTGGAGATAAAATA
- a CDS encoding DEAD/DEAH box helicase, which yields MLTFNALGISPNLLKGTEELGINTPTPIQEKIIPLVNETKDDLVGLAQTGTGKTAAFGLPIIEQINTGEKSVQALILAPTRELCIQLTKDLQDYSKYIKGLEVVSVYGGANIQTQIKALKKGAHIIVATPGRMLDLMKRKAANISAVKTVVLDEADEMLNMGFREELDSILEKTPDDKRTLLFSATMPREVARIAKNYMSDPVKITIGKQNAGAENVCHYYYKVHPRDRYLALKRIADFHPDIYGLIFCRTKRETQDVADKLLKDGYNADALHGDLSQAQRDYVMKRFRDNSLQMLVATDVAARGLDVNNISHVINYNLPDDLDVYTHRSGRTGRADKSGVSIAIVDQNEQNKIAQLEKIIHKKFKQLPVPTGEEITKKQLFSFIDRMEHVEVDEDQIAPFMHTVNKKLEWLSKEQIVKHFVSLEFNRFLDYYKNAGDLNEKAEDKHTSRNNKDGGKRNGKDQVKGKNGYARFFINVGKKQGITPGNIIGMINDHTKDRKIKIGDIELKDNFSFFEVETKHTDKILHSLHNNTYKSRRLKVEVAGVKEGARKKEKAGKK from the coding sequence ATGCTGACATTTAACGCATTGGGCATTTCGCCCAATCTATTGAAAGGAACTGAAGAGCTGGGAATTAATACACCTACCCCCATTCAGGAAAAAATCATCCCTCTGGTTAATGAAACAAAAGATGATCTGGTAGGTCTGGCACAAACCGGAACAGGCAAAACAGCCGCATTTGGTCTGCCCATCATTGAGCAGATCAATACCGGTGAAAAATCGGTTCAGGCTTTGATACTGGCACCTACACGGGAGCTGTGCATTCAGCTTACAAAAGATTTGCAGGATTATTCGAAATACATCAAAGGGCTGGAGGTGGTGTCTGTATATGGGGGCGCCAATATTCAGACCCAGATCAAGGCGCTTAAGAAAGGAGCCCATATCATTGTTGCTACTCCCGGAAGGATGCTGGACCTGATGAAACGCAAAGCTGCAAACATTTCCGCAGTCAAAACAGTTGTGCTGGATGAGGCCGACGAAATGCTTAATATGGGATTTCGCGAAGAGCTGGACAGTATCCTGGAAAAAACCCCGGATGACAAGCGTACCCTCCTGTTTTCAGCAACTATGCCCAGGGAAGTGGCGCGCATTGCCAAAAATTATATGAGCGACCCCGTAAAAATAACCATTGGGAAGCAAAATGCAGGAGCGGAAAATGTATGTCACTATTATTACAAAGTGCATCCCCGGGATCGTTATCTGGCGCTAAAACGGATTGCGGATTTTCACCCGGATATTTACGGGCTTATTTTTTGCCGGACAAAAAGGGAAACTCAGGATGTTGCTGATAAACTGTTAAAGGATGGTTATAATGCCGATGCGTTGCACGGAGATCTATCACAGGCCCAAAGGGACTATGTGATGAAACGCTTCAGGGATAACTCGTTACAGATGCTGGTAGCTACCGATGTGGCTGCCCGTGGCCTCGATGTGAACAACATTTCTCATGTCATCAACTACAATTTACCGGATGACCTTGATGTATATACCCACAGAAGCGGCCGTACAGGGCGTGCGGATAAATCAGGCGTTTCAATTGCTATTGTGGATCAGAATGAGCAGAACAAGATAGCCCAACTGGAAAAGATCATCCACAAGAAATTCAAACAATTGCCGGTGCCAACCGGAGAGGAGATAACCAAAAAACAACTGTTCAGTTTCATCGACCGTATGGAGCATGTAGAAGTGGACGAAGATCAGATTGCTCCGTTTATGCATACAGTCAATAAAAAGCTGGAATGGCTGAGCAAGGAACAAATTGTCAAACACTTCGTTTCGCTGGAGTTCAACCGGTTCCTGGATTATTATAAAAATGCGGGCGACCTGAATGAGAAAGCAGAGGATAAACATACTTCCCGGAATAATAAGGATGGCGGCAAACGGAATGGTAAGGATCAGGTAAAAGGGAAAAACGGTTACGCACGGTTCTTCATCAATGTTGGGAAAAAACAGGGCATAACTCCCGGAAACATTATCGGAATGATCAATGACCATACAAAAGACCGGAAAATAAAAATAGGAGATATTGAATTGAAGGATAACTTCTCCTTTTTCGAAGTGGAAACAAAACACACCGACAAAATTTTGCATTCATTGCACAATAATACCTATAAAAGCAGACGTTTAAAAGTTGAAGTAGCCGGCGTGAAAGAAGGAGCAAGAAAAAAAGAGAAAGCCGGGAAAAAATAA
- a CDS encoding LytTR family transcriptional regulator DNA-binding domain-containing protein — MKTKIKSDFLYQHINKEFKLFAGIGFGIFLFLLFFQPFTLNNFDFNNQILFLLGVGAILFMFMAVVRVGLPWWVEQASREKANTVLQPYVNGFLIFILNAVALPFYLRYVGSVDITFYVIFKVVFICIIPPLILRVYDTLEALKQQNESYLEKNKRLQSLVDQLKEFNRNETITLVSENSSEKLNFPVSDVVMIRSADNYVEIVYKEGDNFKKQLLRNTLKHIEHQTTQYASFIRCHRTCIINIHHTENLYRRQNSYWLSIKNYTEQVPVSRQYLMWIKEAIPARKG, encoded by the coding sequence TTGAAGACAAAAATTAAATCAGACTTTTTATATCAGCACATCAACAAAGAATTTAAGCTATTTGCAGGAATAGGCTTTGGTATATTCCTGTTTCTTCTCTTTTTCCAGCCCTTTACACTTAATAATTTTGATTTTAACAACCAAATATTATTCCTCCTGGGAGTTGGAGCCATCCTGTTCATGTTTATGGCAGTGGTGCGTGTTGGCTTGCCATGGTGGGTTGAACAGGCTTCCCGGGAAAAAGCCAATACAGTTTTGCAGCCTTATGTCAACGGATTCCTGATCTTCATTTTGAATGCCGTAGCGCTTCCTTTTTACCTCAGATATGTGGGGTCTGTTGATATCACTTTTTATGTCATTTTCAAGGTTGTATTTATCTGTATCATTCCGCCGCTTATCCTTAGGGTATACGATACTCTGGAAGCCCTGAAACAACAAAATGAATCCTACCTGGAAAAAAACAAACGATTGCAAAGTCTGGTTGATCAACTTAAAGAATTTAACCGAAACGAAACCATCACCCTTGTTTCCGAAAACAGCAGCGAAAAGCTAAATTTTCCGGTAAGTGATGTAGTGATGATCCGGTCAGCCGACAATTATGTTGAAATCGTGTATAAAGAAGGAGACAATTTTAAAAAACAATTGCTGAGAAATACGCTGAAGCACATTGAACACCAGACAACCCAATATGCCAGCTTCATTCGCTGTCACCGAACCTGTATCATCAACATCCATCACACCGAAAATCTGTACAGGAGACAAAACAGCTATTGGTTGAGCATTAAGAATTATACCGAGCAAGTTCCGGTTTCCCGTCAATATTTGATGTGGATAAAAGAAGCCATTCCTGCCAGGAAGGGGTGA